The nucleotide sequence CTAAAGGAACATTTTCCTATAGGCAAGAAAATAGTAAACTCCCGTTAGTATATtattgcatataataatatatgaaGAAACACATCTTATCACAAATCTTTTATTAAAATCTTATATCAGACATATAAATATTTACGAGTTGTATATGAAATGAGAGATTAAGACATTAAACCATAAAGGGGGCTGCAATTTGTTGGCTAAGAATACTTGATTAAAGAAAAGATTTCATTTCtaacattatttaattttagttgaCAAATAATATAAGAAGTAGCTATGTTCTATTTTCCCCTTTGATTAAGGTCAAAAGTCATGCATTTTTGGACGATCTGATACGAgcgtgataataataataataattctagAGAGTATGAATAATATAGGTGTTTGATATCGATTTTGAGGTTTCGAGTAATTCAAATTCGCATCGTGTATAGGGGCGGAGCCATCTTATGGTTAGGGATTCATCTGAACCCACTTCtgcggaaaattatactatttatacatggttaaaattattttttatgtatatataattgatgttgaacAACCTTCGGCTAGTTCGTATGCTTACTTCTTTCGATTTTGAACCCCCTTAGTAAAAGTTCTAGCTCCGCCACTGATCGTGTAAGACTTCTTCTTTAAGAGCAGCAAAGTACTGTAACGCGTTTCTCTCAGGACTCAAACCCAAGATCTCTTGTGTTACGAATGGAGAATCGATCAACTCTCTATACAACAACAATGTATTCGTTGTAAtctcataaaataaaatcttcataTGATCATGTATGCATACGTTAACCCTATTTTATATGTAAAGATCAGAGACTAATTTCCGTAAACCCTCGACTTGAGGAAAAGTGAGAACCGATTCTctattaaagttttttttttaaataaaaattcagaGTTCTAACTCGAAACCTGAAATTTGAGTAGTACTATATGTTTCATTTGCATTTAATACTATTAAAtctggtaaagttgctgtcatgtgaccaggaggtcacgggtgcaagccttgaaaacagcctctggtagaaatgtaaggtaaggctgcgtacgatatacccttgtggtggggcccttccccgaacaccgcgcatagcgatagctttaaTGCACCGAGCTggcctttttttttctattaaattcTTGAAGCTCACAATTAAATAGACACATGAAATGTCCTACTACTCCCATTTTCTTTCCACTTTCCTCTCTCTTCCTTTCATTATATACTCAAAATAGTTATAAGTTTTCATATCCAAAAAACACCATTAAAACTCTATATACTCAACAAGAacttagaaaaaaaacaaaaaacacaaaatcccaaCTTCAAAACTTTTACAAATATGgccaaaaaattgaaaatctgtTCAATTTTCAAGAGAAAAGAGCAACCATTGCTAGCCATAGCCACTTGGCAATGGCCATCTTGTACACATTCCAAGACTCTATCATTTAGAGGTGATGACAACATTTTCAAGACTATAAATTCAATATTCTTTGACCCTTTTGATGGTATTGAAACCCCACAATCATCATCTAGCAATAGCATTTCCATAGATGAAGAAATCATAAAAGGGGCTAGATCAGAAAGGCTATTTTTTAAACCAGATGCTACAAGTTCAATAGTCCAACAACATGAAGAGGAAAttcaagaaaatgatgatttgCCATTTAAAGAAAGTATAATTTTGGCTATGGAATCAAATGATCCTTATTTGGATTTCAAGATTTCAATGAAAGAAATGGTGGAAAGTCAAGGGATAAAAGATTGGGATAATTTGCAAGAATTATTAGCATggtatttaaaattaaatggaGAAATAAATCATGGTTTTATTTTAGGTGCTTTCCTCGATTTACTTATGGAACTTGTTTTTCCTATAACTACTCCGAGTATTATTTCGGATAATTCAACTACTTCTTATTCTTCTGCCGCTTCTTCGTCTTTTTCTTGCCCCTCTTCTCCTCTGTCTTCGTTAGGACAGAAGGAGATCGAGgaacaagaaaaaggaaaagtcCCCTAGGGATAGGGGaagtgtaattttttctttttcattggtTATTTTTCCGCCGTTTGTTTTTAAGATTCTAAAAGACTTGTCAGAAATAGCCGGTCAAGTTGGTTCAATATGGCTTCTCAATCAGAATCCTTCGACTATTGGCTCGAGTAGTTCAAATTCATATCGGGAAGTTCTCCACTCCTGTCAC is from Capsicum annuum cultivar UCD-10X-F1 chromosome 5, UCD10Xv1.1, whole genome shotgun sequence and encodes:
- the LOC107871368 gene encoding transcription repressor OFP13, yielding MAKKLKICSIFKRKEQPLLAIATWQWPSCTHSKTLSFRGDDNIFKTINSIFFDPFDGIETPQSSSSNSISIDEEIIKGARSERLFFKPDATSSIVQQHEEEIQENDDLPFKESIILAMESNDPYLDFKISMKEMVESQGIKDWDNLQELLAWYLKLNGEINHGFILGAFLDLLMELVFPITTPSIISDNSTTSYSSAASSSFSCPSSPLSSLGQKEIEEQEKGKVP